A section of the Chloroflexota bacterium genome encodes:
- a CDS encoding succinate dehydrogenase has translation MATIPAARESLGKSFRTDRWWVEPLRFGVIFGAFVVYATWALLQGAQNEHHIAEPYLSPLYAPNFAGFPWPDWWPDWLRTPALLILWAPLGFRLTCYYYRRSYYRSYFLSPPACAVGRLNIPYHGERGLLLLQNLHRYFVPFAVALVVINLHDTVLAFFFSNGFGIGLGTLILIVNVIGLAGYTFGCHSLRHMVGGGLDCFSCSLAARTRGRLWQVVTKFNENHGAWAWFSLVWIGFADFYVRLVSSGVIGDPRLILISA, from the coding sequence TTGGCGACCATTCCGGCTGCCCGGGAGAGTCTCGGGAAGAGCTTTCGCACCGACCGCTGGTGGGTGGAACCACTGCGGTTCGGAGTCATTTTCGGGGCATTCGTCGTCTACGCCACCTGGGCGCTGCTGCAGGGAGCGCAAAACGAGCACCACATCGCCGAGCCGTACCTCTCGCCCCTTTACGCGCCCAATTTTGCCGGGTTTCCCTGGCCCGACTGGTGGCCGGATTGGCTGCGCACGCCGGCCCTGCTGATCCTCTGGGCGCCGCTCGGCTTTAGGCTCACCTGCTACTACTACCGGCGATCCTACTACCGCTCCTACTTTCTATCGCCACCGGCATGCGCGGTCGGACGGCTGAACATTCCCTACCACGGTGAGCGCGGTCTGCTCCTGTTGCAGAACCTGCATCGCTACTTCGTGCCCTTCGCGGTGGCCCTGGTGGTGATTAACCTCCACGACACCGTCCTGGCTTTCTTTTTCAGCAACGGCTTCGGCATCGGCCTCGGGACCTTGATCCTGATCGTCAACGTCATCGGACTGGCCGGGTACACCTTCGGGTGCCATTCGCTGCGACACATGGTGGGGGGCGGTCTGGACTGCTTCTCCTGCTCCTTGGCGGCGCGAACGCGCGGGCGCCTATGGCAGGTGGTGACAAAGTTCAACGAGAACCACGGCGCCTGGGCGTGGTTCTCGCTCGTCTGGATCGGATTCGCCGACTTTTACGTGCGCCTGGTCTCGTCTGGAGTAATCGGCGATCCGCGGCTGATTCTCATTTCGGCATGA
- a CDS encoding fumarate reductase/succinate dehydrogenase flavoprotein subunit → MNTPEPERLAYDVLVIGAGGAGLRAAIEASASGASVGVICKSLLGKAHTVMAEGGMAAALQNTDKRDSWQVHFRDTMRGGKHLNQWRMAQIHALEAPDRVRELEAWGAVFDRTDDGLILQRNFGGHRYPRLAHVGDRTGLEMIRTLQDHGVHQGLEVHMECTVTGLLVEGGRVVGALAFQRADGKLLAIAASAVVVATGGACRAWAINTNSWEGTGDGHALALDAGAELIDMEFVQFHPTGMVWPPSVRGILVTEAVRGEGGILRNRSGQRFMFDNVPEMFEGEFAEDESETRRWLEGDQQARRPPELLTRDEVARAILRQVGAGEGSPHGGVFLDIASQRSADDIRSRLPSMYHQFTELAQVDITKTPMEVGPTAHYIMGGIRVESESQASSLPGLFAAGEAAGGMHGANRLGGNSLTDLLVFGKRAGEHAAQYALECGSPPKPAAATVESAVARALSPFAAEGAENPFALLSELQEMMDRKVGIIRRQRDLESALGDLEELAARSASAPVRGGRAYNVAWQQAIDLRNVLTVARACALAGLARTESRGAHTRDDYPLTDPEWGDYSVIVGPSADGPLRVRRSRLEKPPPEFQAIIDGE, encoded by the coding sequence ATGAACACGCCCGAACCCGAGCGGCTCGCCTACGACGTGCTGGTCATCGGAGCCGGCGGGGCCGGACTGCGGGCCGCTATCGAGGCCAGCGCGAGCGGCGCCAGCGTCGGGGTGATCTGCAAGTCGCTGCTCGGCAAAGCCCACACAGTTATGGCCGAGGGCGGGATGGCGGCGGCGCTCCAGAACACCGACAAGCGCGATTCCTGGCAAGTCCACTTTCGCGACACCATGCGCGGCGGCAAGCACCTGAACCAGTGGCGGATGGCCCAGATCCACGCCCTGGAGGCCCCCGACCGGGTCCGCGAATTGGAAGCCTGGGGTGCGGTGTTCGACCGCACCGACGACGGCCTGATCCTGCAGCGAAATTTTGGTGGCCACCGTTATCCGCGGCTGGCTCACGTCGGCGACCGGACCGGCCTGGAGATGATCCGCACCCTGCAGGACCACGGCGTCCACCAGGGCCTTGAGGTGCACATGGAATGCACCGTCACCGGATTGCTGGTCGAAGGCGGCCGGGTGGTCGGGGCGCTCGCCTTCCAGCGCGCCGACGGGAAGCTCCTCGCAATCGCCGCCAGCGCGGTGGTCGTGGCCACCGGCGGAGCCTGCCGGGCCTGGGCGATCAATACCAATTCCTGGGAAGGGACCGGCGACGGTCACGCCCTGGCGCTTGACGCCGGCGCCGAACTGATAGACATGGAGTTCGTCCAATTCCATCCGACCGGTATGGTCTGGCCGCCCTCGGTGCGGGGGATCCTGGTCACCGAGGCGGTCCGCGGCGAAGGCGGGATCCTGCGCAACCGGTCCGGGCAGCGCTTCATGTTCGACAACGTGCCGGAGATGTTCGAGGGCGAATTCGCCGAGGACGAGTCCGAGACCCGACGCTGGCTGGAAGGGGACCAGCAGGCGCGCCGGCCTCCGGAGCTGTTGACCCGTGACGAGGTGGCGCGGGCGATCCTGCGCCAGGTCGGAGCCGGCGAGGGCTCGCCCCACGGCGGCGTCTTCCTCGACATCGCCTCGCAGCGCTCCGCCGACGACATCCGGTCGCGCCTGCCCTCGATGTATCACCAGTTCACTGAACTGGCGCAGGTGGACATTACCAAGACCCCGATGGAGGTCGGCCCCACCGCCCACTACATCATGGGCGGTATTCGGGTTGAATCGGAGTCCCAGGCCTCAAGCCTGCCGGGGCTGTTCGCGGCCGGGGAAGCGGCCGGCGGAATGCACGGGGCCAACCGCCTGGGCGGCAACTCGCTGACCGATCTCCTGGTCTTCGGCAAGCGGGCCGGCGAGCACGCCGCCCAGTACGCCCTTGAATGCGGTTCCCCGCCCAAGCCGGCGGCGGCAACGGTCGAATCGGCGGTGGCCCGCGCACTGTCGCCGTTTGCGGCCGAGGGCGCCGAGAACCCCTTCGCGCTCCTCTCGGAGCTGCAGGAAATGATGGACCGCAAGGTCGGCATCATCCGCCGCCAAAGGGACCTGGAATCGGCCCTCGGCGACCTGGAAGAACTAGCCGCGCGGTCGGCGTCGGCCCCGGTCCGCGGCGGGCGCGCCTACAACGTCGCCTGGCAACAGGCGATCGACCTGCGCAACGTCCTGACCGTTGCCCGGGCCTGCGCGCTGGCCGGGCTGGCCCGCACCGAGAGCCGCGGGGCCCATACCCGCGACGATTACCCCTTAACCGATCCCGAGTGGGGCGACTACTCGGTCATCGTGGGCCCTTCGGCCGACGGGCCGCTGCGCGTGCGGCGCTCCCGGCTGGAGAAGCCGCCGCCCGAGTTTCAAGCCATCATCGACGGGGAATAG
- a CDS encoding succinate dehydrogenase/fumarate reductase iron-sulfur subunit, producing the protein MSDSATLRVQRGNTQKPEFEDFQVPLEEGMVVLDALHWIQANADPSLACRWNCKAGKCGSCSVEINGRPKLACMTGFHEIDVEKPVYVTPLRAFPVITDLVADVSWNYRAKQSVKGFSPRPQTEEERSAGGWRMQQRDIDRVQEFRKCIECFLCQDVCHVLRASALHQEFVGPRLLIHAAALEMHPLDNADRRSDLRESHGIGFCNITKCCTDVCPEGIKITDNAIIPLKERVADDAYDPVRKLLGLLTGNR; encoded by the coding sequence ATGTCGGATAGCGCCACATTGCGAGTCCAGCGTGGCAACACGCAAAAGCCCGAATTCGAGGATTTTCAGGTCCCGCTTGAAGAGGGGATGGTGGTGCTCGACGCCCTGCACTGGATCCAGGCCAACGCCGATCCCTCGCTGGCCTGCCGCTGGAACTGCAAGGCCGGCAAATGCGGGTCCTGCTCGGTCGAAATAAACGGGCGACCCAAATTGGCCTGCATGACCGGCTTTCACGAGATCGACGTCGAAAAACCCGTGTACGTCACTCCCCTGCGCGCCTTTCCAGTCATCACCGATCTGGTCGCCGACGTGAGCTGGAACTACCGCGCCAAGCAAAGCGTCAAAGGGTTTTCACCGCGGCCGCAAACCGAGGAGGAGCGCTCTGCCGGGGGTTGGCGGATGCAGCAGCGCGACATCGACCGGGTCCAGGAATTTAGAAAGTGCATCGAGTGCTTCCTGTGCCAGGATGTCTGTCACGTGCTGCGGGCCAGCGCCCTGCACCAGGAATTCGTCGGTCCGCGGCTGCTGATCCATGCCGCCGCGCTGGAGATGCACCCGTTGGATAACGCCGACCGCCGCTCGGACCTTCGCGAGAGCCACGGAATCGGTTTCTGCAACATCACCAAGTGCTGCACCGACGTCTGCCCCGAGGGCATAAAGATTACCGACAACGCGATCATCCCGTTGAAGGAACGCGTCGCCGACGACGCCTACGATCCCGTCCGCAAGCTGCTGGGGCTGTTGACCGGCAACCGCTGA
- the mdh gene encoding malate dehydrogenase — translation MRPKVTVVGAGATGGSTARRVAERGYADVVLLDIVEGLPQGKALDLNHAAALAGYPTTMLGSNSYDDTAGSSVCVVTSGFPRRPGMSRDDLLLANKAIVEEVTTELVRRSPDTTLVILSNPMDAMAQLAMHVSGFPRERVIGQGGILDTSRFRTFLAWELGVSPADVSGFVLGGHGDTMVPVPSYTSVNGIPIRDLIAPERLDQIIDRTSNGGGEIVGLMKTGGAFEAPGEACAMMVDAILLDQKRLFPCAVMLDGEFGISETFVGVLVKLGAGGVEEIVDLQLDETELAGLRGSAAAVRELIEVMGI, via the coding sequence ATGCGACCCAAAGTAACCGTGGTCGGCGCCGGCGCCACCGGCGGTTCGACCGCCCGTCGAGTGGCCGAGCGGGGATACGCCGACGTGGTACTGCTCGACATCGTCGAAGGCCTGCCGCAGGGCAAGGCGCTGGACCTGAATCACGCCGCGGCGCTGGCAGGCTATCCGACCACCATGCTGGGCAGCAATTCCTACGACGACACCGCCGGATCGTCGGTGTGCGTCGTCACATCCGGATTTCCGCGCCGGCCCGGCATGAGCCGCGACGACCTGCTGCTGGCGAACAAGGCGATCGTCGAAGAAGTCACCACCGAATTGGTGCGGCGGTCGCCGGATACCACGCTGGTGATCCTCTCCAATCCGATGGACGCCATGGCGCAGCTGGCCATGCACGTATCGGGTTTTCCGCGCGAGCGCGTCATTGGCCAGGGCGGGATCCTGGACACCTCGCGCTTTCGCACCTTCCTGGCCTGGGAACTGGGGGTCTCGCCGGCCGACGTCTCCGGATTCGTACTCGGCGGGCACGGGGACACCATGGTCCCGGTGCCAAGCTACACGAGCGTGAACGGGATCCCGATCCGGGACCTGATCGCGCCCGAACGGCTGGATCAGATCATCGATCGAACCAGCAACGGCGGCGGGGAAATAGTCGGTCTGATGAAGACGGGTGGCGCGTTCGAAGCGCCCGGCGAAGCCTGCGCGATGATGGTCGACGCGATCCTTCTTGATCAGAAGCGGCTTTTCCCCTGCGCGGTCATGCTGGATGGCGAATTCGGCATCAGCGAAACCTTCGTCGGCGTGCTGGTCAAACTCGGGGCCGGCGGAGTCGAGGAAATCGTCGACCTCCAGCTCGACGAGACCGAGCTGGCCGGCCTGCGCGGTTCGGCTGCGGCGGTACGCGAACTTATCGAAGTTATGGGGATCTAA
- a CDS encoding FAD-binding protein, giving the protein MAGRRSWKGHRCFVRANSGRGSVSLIEYDLVVVGGGIAGLRAAIAAAESDLSVALISRAPFGAHHDGNIRDGLNAPAGDSQIEQFRSDALAAGSGLADAAAVSRSADAAVAEAVATEHMGAAYARSADGGLQTFRLGQNSGDYSLRAGWWTGRAVLNSLLDQACGYAIDGYFEWLPLELHMDEVGVSGLTALNIRSGQVQAFACGNVLLTDGAVGGLYSVSGNARHSAGTAQSLAAAAGAVLLDPELVEFVPGLVSSSPAAAGAVIGDAAAAAGARYSGLRSEPDGIALGAVARALDPGGGSRVDFSDCVEELELFAPELRGLLDDYFGAAVVPSAHFALGGIAPDTGIPGLHAAGEAAAGSLHGAGLLPGNALLDLLLSAKSAVSRIDPRPAALSESVRWRAQEGIQLTLAGDSSIDPAVLWNRLRGLMSSNLGLGRDVSGLAAAADQIAEIGDLARRAAPASSGYHFNLELVRLLELRQGVVTAAAIAAGAGSRRESRGPHQRADFPNADADFADHSAIRFSASGWRSDRWADYEPAAAEVPA; this is encoded by the coding sequence GTGGCCGGCCGGCGCAGCTGGAAGGGCCACCGTTGCTTTGTCCGGGCCAATTCGGGACGGGGCTCTGTTTCTTTGATTGAATACGACTTGGTGGTGGTGGGCGGCGGTATCGCCGGACTGCGCGCCGCCATTGCCGCCGCTGAATCAGACCTGTCGGTGGCCCTGATATCGCGAGCCCCCTTCGGCGCGCACCATGACGGGAACATCCGCGACGGCCTGAACGCTCCCGCCGGCGATTCCCAGATCGAGCAGTTCCGCTCCGACGCGCTCGCCGCCGGATCCGGACTGGCCGATGCCGCGGCCGTTTCGCGATCCGCTGACGCAGCGGTGGCCGAGGCCGTGGCCACCGAGCACATGGGGGCCGCCTACGCGCGCTCCGCCGATGGCGGGCTGCAGACGTTCCGGCTGGGACAAAACAGCGGTGACTACAGCCTGCGGGCGGGGTGGTGGACCGGTCGCGCGGTGCTGAACTCGCTGCTCGATCAGGCCTGCGGCTACGCGATCGATGGCTACTTCGAGTGGCTGCCGCTGGAGCTCCACATGGATGAAGTCGGGGTCAGCGGTTTGACCGCGCTCAACATCCGGTCGGGGCAGGTGCAGGCATTCGCATGCGGCAACGTGCTCCTTACCGACGGGGCCGTCGGAGGCCTGTATTCGGTCAGCGGCAATGCGCGCCACAGCGCGGGAACCGCGCAATCCCTGGCGGCGGCAGCCGGCGCGGTTCTGCTCGACCCCGAGCTGGTCGAATTCGTTCCCGGATTGGTCTCCAGCTCACCGGCCGCTGCCGGGGCCGTGATCGGTGACGCCGCTGCCGCTGCCGGCGCGCGCTATTCGGGCCTCAGATCCGAACCGGACGGTATTGCCCTGGGCGCGGTTGCCCGGGCGTTGGATCCCGGCGGCGGTTCGAGAGTTGATTTCTCGGACTGCGTCGAGGAGTTGGAACTTTTCGCGCCCGAACTGCGCGGGCTGCTGGACGATTACTTCGGCGCGGCGGTTGTCCCCAGCGCACACTTTGCGCTGGGCGGAATCGCCCCGGACACCGGCATCCCGGGACTGCACGCGGCCGGCGAGGCGGCCGCCGGGTCCCTGCACGGGGCCGGATTGCTACCCGGCAATGCGCTGTTGGACCTATTGCTTTCGGCCAAGTCGGCGGTGTCCCGGATCGATCCGCGTCCGGCCGCCCTGTCCGAAAGCGTCCGCTGGCGGGCCCAGGAAGGAATTCAGCTGACGCTGGCCGGCGATTCGAGCATCGACCCGGCGGTTCTCTGGAACCGGCTCCGCGGCCTGATGAGTTCGAACCTGGGTCTGGGACGCGATGTAAGCGGCCTGGCCGCGGCCGCCGATCAAATCGCCGAAATCGGCGATCTTGCGCGCCGCGCCGCACCGGCCAGTTCCGGCTACCATTTCAACCTCGAACTGGTCCGTCTGCTGGAATTGCGCCAGGGCGTGGTTACGGCGGCGGCGATCGCCGCCGGGGCCGGTTCGCGCCGGGAATCGCGGGGGCCGCACCAGCGCGCAGATTTCCCGAACGCCGACGCCGATTTCGCCGACCACAGCGCGATTCGGTTTTCCGCGTCCGGCTGGCGCAGCGACCGGTGGGCGGATTATGAGCCGGCGGCGGCGGAGGTTCCGGCGTGA
- the sucD gene encoding succinate--CoA ligase subunit alpha — protein MVLVNAKTGILVQGITGRQGAFHAGLMLEYGARIVAGVVPGRGGQAVSGVPVYNTVEEATQEQAIDAGVVFVPPFAAADAVCEQVDAGIDLVVVITEGIPVLDCARMLAFARARGARILGPNCPGLILPGQTKLGIIPGDIAQPGRVGVVSRSGTLTYEVIQALSDRGIGQGLCLGIGGDPIKGLSFVDALALYESDPDIDAMVLIGEIGGRDEELAAEYIAEVCRKPVVGFVAGRAAPPERRMGHAGAIVSGGTGAAEGKIAALTAAGVAIAGHPDHAGDLVAARL, from the coding sequence TTGGTGCTGGTCAACGCGAAAACCGGGATCCTGGTCCAGGGCATCACCGGCCGCCAGGGCGCGTTCCATGCCGGATTGATGCTCGAATACGGCGCCCGAATCGTTGCCGGGGTCGTGCCCGGCCGGGGCGGCCAGGCCGTTAGCGGGGTCCCCGTTTACAACACCGTCGAGGAGGCCACGCAGGAGCAGGCGATCGACGCCGGAGTGGTTTTCGTTCCGCCCTTTGCAGCCGCCGACGCAGTCTGCGAACAGGTCGATGCCGGAATCGACTTGGTAGTGGTGATCACCGAAGGGATCCCGGTGCTGGACTGCGCGCGGATGCTCGCCTTCGCGAGGGCCCGCGGCGCAAGGATCCTGGGGCCGAACTGCCCGGGCCTGATCCTTCCCGGACAGACCAAGCTCGGCATAATCCCCGGCGATATCGCCCAACCCGGCCGGGTCGGCGTCGTGTCCCGATCAGGAACCCTGACTTACGAGGTCATCCAGGCCCTCTCCGACCGCGGAATCGGCCAGGGCCTCTGCCTTGGAATCGGCGGCGATCCGATCAAAGGGCTCTCGTTCGTCGACGCGCTGGCACTCTACGAATCCGATCCGGACATCGACGCGATGGTGCTGATCGGAGAGATCGGCGGCCGCGACGAGGAGCTGGCCGCCGAATACATCGCCGAGGTCTGTCGCAAGCCGGTGGTGGGGTTCGTTGCCGGGCGCGCCGCCCCGCCGGAGCGGCGAATGGGTCACGCCGGCGCGATCGTTTCCGGCGGCACCGGTGCCGCAGAGGGCAAGATCGCCGCACTCACGGCGGCCGGTGTGGCGATCGCCGGTCATCCCGACCATGCGGGCGATCTGGTCGCCGCCCGACTCTGA
- the sucC gene encoding ADP-forming succinate--CoA ligase subunit beta yields the protein MRWQQLKLHEHQSRQLLSDSGIPVPAALLAADPAAAARAAAELGGPVVIKAQVLSGGRGKAGGVKLASDPDGAAAAAAEILGLEIGGNLVENVMVAEAVDIAAEYYLAALPDRESGQLMVMASAAGGIEIETVAAQDPEAIRTVDCGVDSGLAPHQARRLAFQLDIPLPLLGDFIRIATATVDCLVSNDASLVEINPLVQSGDRLLAIDAKITIDDSALFRQPQLREMRNPEEETATEAEARNSGISYVKLDGTIGCMVNGAGLAMALLDVIVSEGGEPANFLDVGGGADAGQVAKAMNLILADPEVEVVLVNIFGGITRCDDVAHGIVQALDGLSRRVPLEIRLVGTNQAEGLKILREAGLNAHRDMLSAVRAAVALAG from the coding sequence CTGCGATGGCAGCAATTGAAGCTCCACGAACACCAATCCCGCCAACTGCTGTCCGACAGCGGAATCCCGGTACCGGCGGCCCTCCTGGCGGCCGATCCGGCCGCCGCGGCGCGGGCAGCAGCCGAACTCGGCGGCCCGGTCGTGATAAAAGCCCAGGTGCTGTCCGGCGGACGCGGTAAGGCCGGCGGGGTCAAACTGGCCAGCGACCCGGACGGCGCCGCCGCGGCCGCGGCCGAAATCCTGGGACTGGAAATCGGCGGCAATCTGGTCGAAAACGTGATGGTAGCCGAGGCGGTCGACATAGCGGCCGAGTACTACCTGGCGGCTCTCCCCGACCGCGAATCCGGCCAGTTGATGGTGATGGCATCGGCCGCGGGGGGAATCGAAATCGAAACGGTCGCGGCCCAGGACCCGGAAGCGATCCGCACCGTTGACTGCGGGGTTGATTCCGGACTGGCGCCGCACCAAGCCCGCCGGCTCGCTTTCCAGCTCGACATTCCGCTCCCGTTGCTCGGCGATTTCATCCGGATCGCTACCGCAACGGTGGATTGCCTGGTTTCCAACGACGCCTCGCTGGTGGAGATCAACCCGCTGGTTCAGTCCGGGGACCGACTGCTGGCGATCGACGCCAAGATCACGATCGACGATTCGGCGCTATTTCGGCAGCCCCAGCTGCGGGAAATGCGCAACCCGGAAGAGGAGACCGCAACCGAAGCCGAGGCGCGCAATTCGGGGATCTCCTACGTAAAGCTGGACGGGACGATCGGCTGCATGGTCAATGGCGCCGGTCTGGCCATGGCGCTGCTGGACGTGATTGTGAGCGAGGGCGGCGAACCGGCCAATTTCCTGGACGTGGGCGGGGGCGCCGACGCCGGCCAGGTCGCCAAAGCGATGAACCTGATCCTGGCCGATCCGGAAGTCGAGGTAGTTCTGGTGAACATATTCGGCGGCATCACCCGCTGCGACGACGTCGCCCACGGGATCGTCCAGGCCCTCGACGGGCTCTCGCGGCGCGTGCCGCTGGAGATCAGGCTGGTCGGCACCAATCAGGCCGAAGGCTTGAAAATCCTGCGCGAAGCCGGACTGAACGCCCACCGCGACATGCTCTCAGCGGTGCGCGCGGCAGTCGCCCTGGCCGGTTAA
- a CDS encoding HigA family addiction module antidote protein yields MSAKNPTHPAAGLRDDLEAAGWTVNEFAARLGVSRNTASRLLNGRCGISPEVALALERVGWSNAEFWMRRQASYDLAMARRAREATPVA; encoded by the coding sequence ATGAGCGCAAAGAACCCGACCCACCCGGCCGCCGGTCTGCGGGATGACCTAGAAGCGGCAGGGTGGACGGTCAACGAATTTGCAGCCCGCCTGGGCGTCAGCCGGAACACGGCCTCTCGGCTGCTGAACGGACGATGTGGCATATCGCCCGAGGTGGCCCTCGCATTAGAGCGCGTCGGCTGGAGCAACGCTGAATTCTGGATGCGCCGGCAGGCCAGTTACGACTTGGCAATGGCCCGCCGCGCACGGGAAGCGACTCCCGTCGCTTAA
- a CDS encoding peptidase — protein MQFRHVGLRRLWERGDGRRINPEHVVRVNRILDDLAQAIQPADMRRPSYRLHQLRGNRRGTWSVRVSGNWRITFRFVEGQAVDIDLEDYH, from the coding sequence ATGCAGTTTAGGCACGTAGGATTGAGGCGATTATGGGAACGTGGCGATGGCCGCCGCATCAATCCTGAGCATGTGGTCCGCGTCAACCGCATCCTGGACGATTTGGCTCAGGCCATCCAGCCAGCGGACATGCGCCGACCCAGCTACCGCTTGCATCAGCTGCGCGGCAACCGGCGTGGCACCTGGAGCGTCCGGGTTTCCGGCAACTGGCGAATCACATTCCGGTTCGTCGAAGGCCAGGCAGTGGACATAGACCTTGAGGACTATCACTAG
- a CDS encoding aconitate hydratase, with amino-acid sequence MAENGVDSAAVSDLYRTLRGRLQTIRRRSGRPLTLAEKILWGHADDADQISLDPGSWIMLRPDRVALQDVTGQMALLQFRLAGQDRAQVPTTVHCDHLIRAQIGAAPDLARARLENNEVFTFLRAAAATWGLGFWEPGSGIIHQVVLENYAVPGSMIIGTDSHTPNGGGLCTLSIGVGGADAVDVMVGFPWEVLAPSVLGVRLTGSLAGWSAPKDVILKLAGILTTKGGTNRIIEYFGPGCETISCTGKATITNMGAEVGATTSVFPFDRRMSAYLRSTGRAEVADLAEAETDLLVADPEIADDPERYYDEVIEIDLSALEPHVVGPHRPDRARPLSKLADEIASEGFPDDLSAVLIGSCTNSSYEDISRAAEVARQATSQGLQVATPLLVTPGSEMVRATLERDGQIAELEAIGATVLANACGPCIGQWRRADPEAPQEPVPARNSIVTSFNRNFPRRNDGNPETMNFITSPEVAVGLAIGGRLGFDPRRDRVPGSGGVQLQPPSPAPEVPDSGFIARGTGYVAPNGETDPIEVDPESSRLQLLEPFARRAPEQFADMAVLLKAVGQCTTDHISPAGPWLRFRGHLDNISDNMFLGANNAFADQPGHGPDLAGDGRPKPLPEVARNLAAAGRSWVAVGDENYGEGSSREHAAMSPRLLGAAVVITRSFARIHETNLKKQGVLPLTFDDRADYDLLRSDDRITLEDVAEIAPGRGLRARIDHSDGSVDRISLSHTLNPEQIAWLWAGSALNVIRSQTG; translated from the coding sequence ATGGCCGAAAACGGTGTCGATTCTGCGGCGGTAAGCGATCTGTACCGGACCCTGCGCGGCCGGCTGCAAACGATTCGCCGGCGGTCCGGCCGGCCGTTGACGCTGGCCGAGAAGATCCTGTGGGGCCACGCCGACGACGCGGACCAGATTTCGCTGGACCCGGGATCCTGGATCATGTTGCGCCCCGACCGGGTGGCGTTGCAAGACGTGACCGGCCAGATGGCGCTGCTGCAATTCCGGCTGGCCGGCCAAGACCGGGCCCAGGTGCCGACCACAGTGCACTGCGACCACCTAATCCGGGCCCAGATCGGGGCCGCCCCCGACCTTGCGCGGGCGCGGCTGGAGAACAACGAGGTCTTCACTTTCCTGCGCGCGGCGGCGGCGACCTGGGGGCTCGGCTTCTGGGAACCGGGGTCCGGGATCATCCACCAGGTAGTCCTAGAAAACTACGCCGTGCCCGGTTCGATGATCATCGGCACCGATTCGCACACTCCAAACGGTGGCGGTCTCTGCACCCTGTCGATCGGCGTCGGCGGCGCCGACGCGGTCGACGTGATGGTCGGGTTCCCGTGGGAAGTGCTCGCACCCTCCGTCCTCGGGGTGCGGCTGACCGGTTCGCTGGCGGGCTGGAGTGCTCCCAAGGACGTGATCCTAAAGCTCGCCGGGATCCTGACCACAAAGGGCGGCACCAACCGGATCATCGAGTACTTCGGGCCGGGCTGCGAGACGATTTCCTGCACCGGCAAGGCGACGATCACCAACATGGGGGCCGAAGTCGGAGCAACGACCTCGGTGTTCCCGTTCGACCGCCGGATGTCAGCCTACCTGCGATCGACCGGCCGCGCCGAAGTCGCCGATCTGGCCGAAGCCGAAACGGACCTGCTGGTCGCCGACCCGGAAATCGCCGACGATCCGGAGCGCTATTACGATGAGGTGATCGAGATCGACCTTTCGGCCCTTGAACCGCACGTGGTCGGTCCGCACCGGCCCGACCGAGCGCGGCCACTTTCCAAGCTGGCCGACGAGATCGCCAGCGAGGGGTTTCCCGACGACCTTTCGGCAGTGCTGATCGGAAGCTGCACCAACTCCTCCTACGAGGACATTTCGCGGGCGGCCGAGGTCGCTCGCCAGGCGACGTCGCAGGGACTGCAGGTGGCGACTCCGCTGCTGGTGACGCCCGGTTCGGAGATGGTTCGCGCCACGCTCGAGCGCGACGGGCAGATCGCCGAGCTGGAGGCGATCGGGGCTACCGTGCTGGCCAACGCCTGCGGCCCTTGCATCGGGCAGTGGCGTCGGGCCGACCCGGAAGCACCCCAGGAGCCGGTCCCGGCCCGCAATTCGATAGTCACCTCTTTCAATCGCAACTTCCCGCGGCGCAACGACGGCAATCCGGAAACGATGAACTTCATCACCAGTCCCGAAGTCGCGGTCGGGCTGGCGATCGGCGGACGGCTCGGATTCGATCCGCGCCGCGATCGGGTGCCCGGCAGTGGCGGCGTCCAATTGCAACCGCCCTCTCCGGCGCCGGAGGTGCCGGACAGCGGATTTATCGCCCGCGGAACCGGATACGTAGCTCCCAACGGCGAGACCGATCCGATCGAAGTCGATCCGGAAAGCAGCCGCCTGCAGCTGCTGGAGCCGTTCGCGAGGCGGGCGCCTGAACAATTCGCCGACATGGCGGTGCTGCTAAAGGCCGTCGGACAGTGCACGACCGACCACATTTCGCCGGCCGGGCCCTGGCTGCGGTTTCGGGGTCACCTGGACAACATCTCCGACAACATGTTCCTGGGCGCCAACAATGCGTTCGCCGACCAACCCGGGCACGGGCCTGACCTGGCCGGCGACGGCCGCCCGAAACCGCTGCCCGAGGTTGCCCGGAACTTAGCCGCGGCCGGGCGCAGCTGGGTGGCTGTCGGGGACGAGAACTACGGGGAAGGGTCCTCGCGCGAGCACGCCGCGATGTCGCCGCGGCTGCTCGGGGCGGCCGTGGTCATCACGCGCTCGTTTGCGCGCATTCACGAAACCAACCTGAAAAAGCAGGGGGTCCTGCCCCTGACATTCGACGACCGCGCCGACTACGACCTGCTGCGGTCCGACGACCGAATCACGCTCGAGGATGTGGCCGAGATCGCTCCCGGCCGCGGGTTGCGGGCACGTATCGACCACTCCGACGGTTCGGTCGATCGGATCAGTCTTTCCCACACCCTGAATCCCGAGCAGATAGCCTGGCTGTGGGCCGGTTCGGCCCTGAACGTGATCAGGAGTCAGACCGGCTAG